One Candidatus Deferrimicrobiaceae bacterium genomic window carries:
- a CDS encoding DUF721 domain-containing protein — protein sequence MSVFRLSTVLESILVNALGLPAAATQVRLLRSWGEIVGPLLVGKTAPGKIRNGVLTVFVPNHAWAQELQLSQPALLEKIRSVVGEGKVREIRFTVGSGDGLPAVPSAGSNFPRADGKPPEADEGHDVSPPFEPSGLEEVRDPETREILRSICRKSSRRKE from the coding sequence GTGAGCGTTTTCCGTTTGTCGACGGTCCTGGAGTCGATCCTCGTCAACGCCCTCGGTCTTCCGGCCGCCGCGACCCAGGTTCGCCTTCTCCGGTCCTGGGGGGAAATCGTCGGACCCCTGCTCGTCGGGAAGACGGCCCCCGGAAAGATCCGGAATGGGGTGCTGACGGTCTTCGTCCCGAACCACGCATGGGCCCAGGAACTTCAACTGTCCCAACCTGCGTTGCTCGAGAAGATCCGCTCGGTGGTCGGCGAGGGAAAGGTGCGGGAGATCCGGTTCACCGTCGGCTCCGGGGATGGCCTGCCCGCCGTCCCGTCCGCGGGATCGAATTTCCCCCGCGCAGACGGGAAGCCGCCGGAGGCGGACGAGGGGCACGACGTCTCCCCGCCCTTCGAGCCGAGCGGCCTCGAGGAGGTTCGCGATCCGGAAACCCGGGAGATCCTGCGCTCGATCTGCCGGAAATCGTCCCGGAGAAAAGAGTAG